A stretch of Gallus gallus isolate bGalGal1 chromosome 2, bGalGal1.mat.broiler.GRCg7b, whole genome shotgun sequence DNA encodes these proteins:
- the PDP1 gene encoding pyruvate dehyrogenase phosphatase catalytic subunit 1 produces MPAPTHLFPLIRNCEISRICSTMCYCHHKHLCCLSSHFAHGHFRYAPQKKFAALYRPKENFYQFIHARDYASTPQRFYLTPPQVNSILKANEYSFKVPEFDGKNVSSILGFDSNQLPANAPIEDRRSAATCLQTRGMLLGVFDGHAGCACAQAVSERLFYYIAVSLLPHETLLEIENAVESGRALLPILQWHKHPNDYFSKEASKLYFNSLRTYWQELIDLNSGETTDVKEALINAFKRLDNDISLEAQVGDPNSFLNYLVLRVAFSGATACVAHVDGVDLHVANTGDSRAMLGVQEEDGSWSAVNLSYDHNAQNEREVERVKAEHPKSEEKSLVKQDRLLGLLMPFRAFGDVKFKWSIELQKRVVESGPDQLNDNEYTKFIPPNYHTPPYLTAEPEVIHHKLRPQDKFLVLATDGLWETMHRQDVARIVGEYLTGVHHQQPIAVGGYKVTLGQMHGLLTERRAKISSVFEDQNAATHLIRHAVGNNEFGAVDHERLSKMLSLPEELARMYRDDITIIVVQFNSHVIGAYQNGEL; encoded by the coding sequence ATGCCAGCACCAACTCATCTGTTCCCATTGATTCGTAACTGTGAGATTAGCAGAATATGCAGTACTATGTGCTACTGCCACCATAAACATCTGTGTTGTTTATCGTCTCACTTTGCTCATGGTCACTTCAGGTATGCACCTCAGAAGAAATTTGCAGCACTCTATAGGCCAAAGGAGAACTTCTATCAGTTTATTCACGCGAGGGATTATGCTTCTACGCCACAGAGGTTTTACCTCACTCCTCCGCAGGTCAACAGCATcctgaaagcaaatgaataCAGTTTTAAAGTCCCAGAATTTGATGGTAAAAATGTAAGTTCTATCCTTGGCTTTGACAGCAACCAGTTGCCTGCTAATGCTCCAATAGAAGACCGGAGGAGTGCTGCCACTTGCTTACAGACAAGGGGGATGCTACTGGGTGTGTTTGATGGCCATGCAGGTTGTGCTTGTGCTCAAGCTGTCAGTGAAAGACTGTTTTACTACATTGCTGTCTCCTTGTTACCTCATGAGACTTtacttgaaatagaaaatgctgTGGAAAGTGGTAGAGCTCTCTTACCTATTTTACAGTGGCACAAGCATCCCAATGATTACTTCAGCAAAGAAGCGTCCAAGCTGTATTTCAATAGTTTAAGAACTTACTGGCAGGAGCTCATTGATCTCAATAGTGGAGAGACTACTGATGTGAAAGAGGCTTTAATTAATGCTTTTAAGAGGCTCGATAATGATATTTCTCTGGAAGCTCAAGTAGGAGACCCAAATTCTTTTCTCAACTACCTAGTACTAAGAGTAGCGTTTTCTGGTGCAACAGCCTGTGTAGCCCATGTAGATGGTGTTGACTTGCATGTGGCAAACACAGGAGACAGTAGGGCGATGCTTGGAGTTCAGGAAGAGGATGGATCTTGGTCTGCAGTTAATCTTTCCTATGACCACAATGCACAGAATGAACGTGAAGTGGAACGTGTGAAAGCAGAGCATCCgaagtctgaagaaaaaagcCTTGTGAAACAAGATCGTCTCTTAGGCCTTCTGATGCCTTTCAGAGCTTTTGGTGATGTGAAATTTAAGTGGAGTATTGAACTACAGAAGAGAGTAGTTGAATCGGGCCCAGATCAGCTAAATGACAACGAATATACAAAGTTTATTCCTCCGAATTATCACACTCCCCCATACCTCACAGCTGAGCCAGAAGTCATACATCACAAGTTAAGGCCACAGGATAAGTTTCTGGTTTTGGCCACGGATGGGCTGTGGGAGACTATGCACAGGCAAGATGTGGCTAGGATTGTTGGGGAGTATCTCACCGGCGTTCACCATCAGCAGCCAATAGCTGTTGGTGGTTATAAGGTGACTCTGGGACAGATGCATGGTCTCttaacagaaagaagagcaaaaatcTCTTCAGTATTTGAAGATCAGAATGCAGCGACTCACCTGATACGCCATGCAGTGGGCAACAACGAGTTTGGAGCTGTGGATCATGAGCGGCTGTCCAAGATGCTTAGTCTTCCAGAGGAGCTGGCTCGAATGTATAGAGATGACATTACAATTATCGTGGTGCAGTTCAACTCGCATGTTATAGGTGCATATCAAAATGGGGAACTGTGA
- the PDP1 gene encoding pyruvate dehyrogenase phosphatase catalytic subunit 1 isoform X2 produces the protein MQLFSCLSAIPVRSSRLPLLSDAMPAPTHLFPLIRNCEISRICSTMCYCHHKHLCCLSSHFAHGHFRYAPQKKFAALYRPKENFYQFIHARDYASTPQRFYLTPPQVNSILKANEYSFKVPEFDGKNVSSILGFDSNQLPANAPIEDRRSAATCLQTRGMLLGVFDGHAGCACAQAVSERLFYYIAVSLLPHETLLEIENAVESGRALLPILQWHKHPNDYFSKEASKLYFNSLRTYWQELIDLNSGETTDVKEALINAFKRLDNDISLEAQVGDPNSFLNYLVLRVAFSGATACVAHVDGVDLHVANTGDSRAMLGVQEEDGSWSAVNLSYDHNAQNEREVERVKAEHPKSEEKSLVKQDRLLGLLMPFRAFGDVKFKWSIELQKRVVESGPDQLNDNEYTKFIPPNYHTPPYLTAEPEVIHHKLRPQDKFLVLATDGLWETMHRQDVARIVGEYLTGVHHQQPIAVGGYKVTLGQMHGLLTERRAKISSVFEDQNAATHLIRHAVGNNEFGAVDHERLSKMLSLPEELARMYRDDITIIVVQFNSHVIGAYQNGEL, from the coding sequence ATGCAGTTGTTCTCTTGCCTTTCAGCAATTCCAGTCCGAAGCTCCAGGCTGCCGCTATTATCTGATGCCATGCCAGCACCAACTCATCTGTTCCCATTGATTCGTAACTGTGAGATTAGCAGAATATGCAGTACTATGTGCTACTGCCACCATAAACATCTGTGTTGTTTATCGTCTCACTTTGCTCATGGTCACTTCAGGTATGCACCTCAGAAGAAATTTGCAGCACTCTATAGGCCAAAGGAGAACTTCTATCAGTTTATTCACGCGAGGGATTATGCTTCTACGCCACAGAGGTTTTACCTCACTCCTCCGCAGGTCAACAGCATcctgaaagcaaatgaataCAGTTTTAAAGTCCCAGAATTTGATGGTAAAAATGTAAGTTCTATCCTTGGCTTTGACAGCAACCAGTTGCCTGCTAATGCTCCAATAGAAGACCGGAGGAGTGCTGCCACTTGCTTACAGACAAGGGGGATGCTACTGGGTGTGTTTGATGGCCATGCAGGTTGTGCTTGTGCTCAAGCTGTCAGTGAAAGACTGTTTTACTACATTGCTGTCTCCTTGTTACCTCATGAGACTTtacttgaaatagaaaatgctgTGGAAAGTGGTAGAGCTCTCTTACCTATTTTACAGTGGCACAAGCATCCCAATGATTACTTCAGCAAAGAAGCGTCCAAGCTGTATTTCAATAGTTTAAGAACTTACTGGCAGGAGCTCATTGATCTCAATAGTGGAGAGACTACTGATGTGAAAGAGGCTTTAATTAATGCTTTTAAGAGGCTCGATAATGATATTTCTCTGGAAGCTCAAGTAGGAGACCCAAATTCTTTTCTCAACTACCTAGTACTAAGAGTAGCGTTTTCTGGTGCAACAGCCTGTGTAGCCCATGTAGATGGTGTTGACTTGCATGTGGCAAACACAGGAGACAGTAGGGCGATGCTTGGAGTTCAGGAAGAGGATGGATCTTGGTCTGCAGTTAATCTTTCCTATGACCACAATGCACAGAATGAACGTGAAGTGGAACGTGTGAAAGCAGAGCATCCgaagtctgaagaaaaaagcCTTGTGAAACAAGATCGTCTCTTAGGCCTTCTGATGCCTTTCAGAGCTTTTGGTGATGTGAAATTTAAGTGGAGTATTGAACTACAGAAGAGAGTAGTTGAATCGGGCCCAGATCAGCTAAATGACAACGAATATACAAAGTTTATTCCTCCGAATTATCACACTCCCCCATACCTCACAGCTGAGCCAGAAGTCATACATCACAAGTTAAGGCCACAGGATAAGTTTCTGGTTTTGGCCACGGATGGGCTGTGGGAGACTATGCACAGGCAAGATGTGGCTAGGATTGTTGGGGAGTATCTCACCGGCGTTCACCATCAGCAGCCAATAGCTGTTGGTGGTTATAAGGTGACTCTGGGACAGATGCATGGTCTCttaacagaaagaagagcaaaaatcTCTTCAGTATTTGAAGATCAGAATGCAGCGACTCACCTGATACGCCATGCAGTGGGCAACAACGAGTTTGGAGCTGTGGATCATGAGCGGCTGTCCAAGATGCTTAGTCTTCCAGAGGAGCTGGCTCGAATGTATAGAGATGACATTACAATTATCGTGGTGCAGTTCAACTCGCATGTTATAGGTGCATATCAAAATGGGGAACTGTGA
- the PDP1 gene encoding pyruvate dehyrogenase phosphatase catalytic subunit 1, with amino-acid sequence MCVCPGPRRIAIPVRSSRLPLLSDAMPAPTHLFPLIRNCEISRICSTMCYCHHKHLCCLSSHFAHGHFRYAPQKKFAALYRPKENFYQFIHARDYASTPQRFYLTPPQVNSILKANEYSFKVPEFDGKNVSSILGFDSNQLPANAPIEDRRSAATCLQTRGMLLGVFDGHAGCACAQAVSERLFYYIAVSLLPHETLLEIENAVESGRALLPILQWHKHPNDYFSKEASKLYFNSLRTYWQELIDLNSGETTDVKEALINAFKRLDNDISLEAQVGDPNSFLNYLVLRVAFSGATACVAHVDGVDLHVANTGDSRAMLGVQEEDGSWSAVNLSYDHNAQNEREVERVKAEHPKSEEKSLVKQDRLLGLLMPFRAFGDVKFKWSIELQKRVVESGPDQLNDNEYTKFIPPNYHTPPYLTAEPEVIHHKLRPQDKFLVLATDGLWETMHRQDVARIVGEYLTGVHHQQPIAVGGYKVTLGQMHGLLTERRAKISSVFEDQNAATHLIRHAVGNNEFGAVDHERLSKMLSLPEELARMYRDDITIIVVQFNSHVIGAYQNGEL; translated from the exons ATGTGTGTGTGCCCCGGGCCAAGGCGCATCG CAATTCCAGTCCGAAGCTCCAGGCTGCCGCTATTATCTGATGCCATGCCAGCACCAACTCATCTGTTCCCATTGATTCGTAACTGTGAGATTAGCAGAATATGCAGTACTATGTGCTACTGCCACCATAAACATCTGTGTTGTTTATCGTCTCACTTTGCTCATGGTCACTTCAGGTATGCACCTCAGAAGAAATTTGCAGCACTCTATAGGCCAAAGGAGAACTTCTATCAGTTTATTCACGCGAGGGATTATGCTTCTACGCCACAGAGGTTTTACCTCACTCCTCCGCAGGTCAACAGCATcctgaaagcaaatgaataCAGTTTTAAAGTCCCAGAATTTGATGGTAAAAATGTAAGTTCTATCCTTGGCTTTGACAGCAACCAGTTGCCTGCTAATGCTCCAATAGAAGACCGGAGGAGTGCTGCCACTTGCTTACAGACAAGGGGGATGCTACTGGGTGTGTTTGATGGCCATGCAGGTTGTGCTTGTGCTCAAGCTGTCAGTGAAAGACTGTTTTACTACATTGCTGTCTCCTTGTTACCTCATGAGACTTtacttgaaatagaaaatgctgTGGAAAGTGGTAGAGCTCTCTTACCTATTTTACAGTGGCACAAGCATCCCAATGATTACTTCAGCAAAGAAGCGTCCAAGCTGTATTTCAATAGTTTAAGAACTTACTGGCAGGAGCTCATTGATCTCAATAGTGGAGAGACTACTGATGTGAAAGAGGCTTTAATTAATGCTTTTAAGAGGCTCGATAATGATATTTCTCTGGAAGCTCAAGTAGGAGACCCAAATTCTTTTCTCAACTACCTAGTACTAAGAGTAGCGTTTTCTGGTGCAACAGCCTGTGTAGCCCATGTAGATGGTGTTGACTTGCATGTGGCAAACACAGGAGACAGTAGGGCGATGCTTGGAGTTCAGGAAGAGGATGGATCTTGGTCTGCAGTTAATCTTTCCTATGACCACAATGCACAGAATGAACGTGAAGTGGAACGTGTGAAAGCAGAGCATCCgaagtctgaagaaaaaagcCTTGTGAAACAAGATCGTCTCTTAGGCCTTCTGATGCCTTTCAGAGCTTTTGGTGATGTGAAATTTAAGTGGAGTATTGAACTACAGAAGAGAGTAGTTGAATCGGGCCCAGATCAGCTAAATGACAACGAATATACAAAGTTTATTCCTCCGAATTATCACACTCCCCCATACCTCACAGCTGAGCCAGAAGTCATACATCACAAGTTAAGGCCACAGGATAAGTTTCTGGTTTTGGCCACGGATGGGCTGTGGGAGACTATGCACAGGCAAGATGTGGCTAGGATTGTTGGGGAGTATCTCACCGGCGTTCACCATCAGCAGCCAATAGCTGTTGGTGGTTATAAGGTGACTCTGGGACAGATGCATGGTCTCttaacagaaagaagagcaaaaatcTCTTCAGTATTTGAAGATCAGAATGCAGCGACTCACCTGATACGCCATGCAGTGGGCAACAACGAGTTTGGAGCTGTGGATCATGAGCGGCTGTCCAAGATGCTTAGTCTTCCAGAGGAGCTGGCTCGAATGTATAGAGATGACATTACAATTATCGTGGTGCAGTTCAACTCGCATGTTATAGGTGCATATCAAAATGGGGAACTGTGA
- the PDP1 gene encoding pyruvate dehyrogenase phosphatase catalytic subunit 1 isoform X1: MLAASCCDRRMCVCPGPRRIAIPVRSSRLPLLSDAMPAPTHLFPLIRNCEISRICSTMCYCHHKHLCCLSSHFAHGHFRYAPQKKFAALYRPKENFYQFIHARDYASTPQRFYLTPPQVNSILKANEYSFKVPEFDGKNVSSILGFDSNQLPANAPIEDRRSAATCLQTRGMLLGVFDGHAGCACAQAVSERLFYYIAVSLLPHETLLEIENAVESGRALLPILQWHKHPNDYFSKEASKLYFNSLRTYWQELIDLNSGETTDVKEALINAFKRLDNDISLEAQVGDPNSFLNYLVLRVAFSGATACVAHVDGVDLHVANTGDSRAMLGVQEEDGSWSAVNLSYDHNAQNEREVERVKAEHPKSEEKSLVKQDRLLGLLMPFRAFGDVKFKWSIELQKRVVESGPDQLNDNEYTKFIPPNYHTPPYLTAEPEVIHHKLRPQDKFLVLATDGLWETMHRQDVARIVGEYLTGVHHQQPIAVGGYKVTLGQMHGLLTERRAKISSVFEDQNAATHLIRHAVGNNEFGAVDHERLSKMLSLPEELARMYRDDITIIVVQFNSHVIGAYQNGEL, translated from the exons ATGTTGGCGGCTTCTTGTTGTGACAGGAGAATGTGTGTGTGCCCCGGGCCAAGGCGCATCG CAATTCCAGTCCGAAGCTCCAGGCTGCCGCTATTATCTGATGCCATGCCAGCACCAACTCATCTGTTCCCATTGATTCGTAACTGTGAGATTAGCAGAATATGCAGTACTATGTGCTACTGCCACCATAAACATCTGTGTTGTTTATCGTCTCACTTTGCTCATGGTCACTTCAGGTATGCACCTCAGAAGAAATTTGCAGCACTCTATAGGCCAAAGGAGAACTTCTATCAGTTTATTCACGCGAGGGATTATGCTTCTACGCCACAGAGGTTTTACCTCACTCCTCCGCAGGTCAACAGCATcctgaaagcaaatgaataCAGTTTTAAAGTCCCAGAATTTGATGGTAAAAATGTAAGTTCTATCCTTGGCTTTGACAGCAACCAGTTGCCTGCTAATGCTCCAATAGAAGACCGGAGGAGTGCTGCCACTTGCTTACAGACAAGGGGGATGCTACTGGGTGTGTTTGATGGCCATGCAGGTTGTGCTTGTGCTCAAGCTGTCAGTGAAAGACTGTTTTACTACATTGCTGTCTCCTTGTTACCTCATGAGACTTtacttgaaatagaaaatgctgTGGAAAGTGGTAGAGCTCTCTTACCTATTTTACAGTGGCACAAGCATCCCAATGATTACTTCAGCAAAGAAGCGTCCAAGCTGTATTTCAATAGTTTAAGAACTTACTGGCAGGAGCTCATTGATCTCAATAGTGGAGAGACTACTGATGTGAAAGAGGCTTTAATTAATGCTTTTAAGAGGCTCGATAATGATATTTCTCTGGAAGCTCAAGTAGGAGACCCAAATTCTTTTCTCAACTACCTAGTACTAAGAGTAGCGTTTTCTGGTGCAACAGCCTGTGTAGCCCATGTAGATGGTGTTGACTTGCATGTGGCAAACACAGGAGACAGTAGGGCGATGCTTGGAGTTCAGGAAGAGGATGGATCTTGGTCTGCAGTTAATCTTTCCTATGACCACAATGCACAGAATGAACGTGAAGTGGAACGTGTGAAAGCAGAGCATCCgaagtctgaagaaaaaagcCTTGTGAAACAAGATCGTCTCTTAGGCCTTCTGATGCCTTTCAGAGCTTTTGGTGATGTGAAATTTAAGTGGAGTATTGAACTACAGAAGAGAGTAGTTGAATCGGGCCCAGATCAGCTAAATGACAACGAATATACAAAGTTTATTCCTCCGAATTATCACACTCCCCCATACCTCACAGCTGAGCCAGAAGTCATACATCACAAGTTAAGGCCACAGGATAAGTTTCTGGTTTTGGCCACGGATGGGCTGTGGGAGACTATGCACAGGCAAGATGTGGCTAGGATTGTTGGGGAGTATCTCACCGGCGTTCACCATCAGCAGCCAATAGCTGTTGGTGGTTATAAGGTGACTCTGGGACAGATGCATGGTCTCttaacagaaagaagagcaaaaatcTCTTCAGTATTTGAAGATCAGAATGCAGCGACTCACCTGATACGCCATGCAGTGGGCAACAACGAGTTTGGAGCTGTGGATCATGAGCGGCTGTCCAAGATGCTTAGTCTTCCAGAGGAGCTGGCTCGAATGTATAGAGATGACATTACAATTATCGTGGTGCAGTTCAACTCGCATGTTATAGGTGCATATCAAAATGGGGAACTGTGA